AATGAGAGGGATAAATCCCTTTGAATTGGCCCGGAAGTCGGCTGGGCGAGCGAATGAGGAGCATTAGTGCCCCTGAATTCGTAGATAGTCGGCTAAATAGCCAATTGAGGAGCATTAGTGCGGTAGCAAACATTGTGGGCTGGCAGTCTCCAAGGGGATTGGGCTATGATAGTGTACATGATACAGTGGATATGACAAGTATAGATGGGGGAGGAAATGAACCTTTGAATGATGTGATTAGATTACTTATGAACCACCGTTCGTTCCGGAACTACAGCGGGCAGGAGGTGGAGCCTTGGAAGCTGAAGACGATTATTGAGGCAGCCCAGGCGGCACCCTCTTGGGTGAACGGCCAACAGGTATCGATGATTGCGGTACGCAGCGAGGAACGCAGGCAGCAGCTGTCGGCGCTGAGCGGCAACCAGAAGCATGTGGCGGAAGCGCCGGTATTTCTGGTGTTCTGCATGGACTTTTACCGGGCGAAGCTTGCAGCGGAGCTGGAAGGCCAGCCGTTCGAAACGGCTGCGGATGTAGACGCGTTGCTCGTTGGGGCTACGGATGTCGGCATTGCGTTAGCGAACACAGTGGCTGCCGCCGAGTCACTGGGACTGGGCATTATCCCGATTGGGGGCGTGCGCCGCAATACGGCTGGGGTGATCGAACTTTTGCAGCTGCCAGAGTATGTATTCCCGGTGGTCGGACTCTGCATCGGCTATCCGGCGGGAGAACAGCCGAAGAGTTCACGCCTGCCTATAGCGGCGGTATATCATGAAGAAGTCTATAACCCGGATCAGCAACACCTGATCGAAGAATACAATGAGACCCACCGGGAGCTGCTCAAGTCCCAAGGAATGACGGAGCGGAGCTGGACCAGCATAATTGCCCGCTTCTACGCGCTGAATCCGCAGTATGGGGACTCGCAGCGTACGCTGAAGCAGCAGGGCTTCACCTGTGAGAATCTAAATAAGGAGTAACTAGTTAAGGGCCGGAGGATTGCAGATTCAACCGGGACCTGCGACTCGGTTCGTGAGCAGGTGGCTGTTAGATGCTAGGAGTGAAGAGTTGGAAGGTAGCAGCTAATAGTTTGTAGTCTGTCCGATGCTCTAATAGTATCGCCTTAGCCTAATAGAAACCCCGCTTTGCAAGTCTGATGCAGACTTTGGCAAGGCGGGGTTTTTGAAATGAAGTATGCGGTTCCCTACAGTGCGACCTTAACCTTCTCGCGCCGCTTGTAATAGACCCAGTACTCGAAGCCAATCTCCTTCAGCCGTGCAGCTACCTGATTGCGCTGGTCGGCAACACGGGCAGGGAGATGGGCATCGGAGCCGAAGCTGACCTCCACGCCGAAGTGCAGGGCCCGTTCCAGAATCTCATCGGAAGGGTACCAGCCGCCGCACAGCTTGGTGCCGCCGGAGGTGTTGATCTCGATGGCCGGACCGCATTCGCCGATCACGCGCAAGGCTTCGTCAATCTCCTTGGGAGCAGCGATCCCGGAGAAGGGCGGATAATTGCCTTTCATGGCATCGATATGGCCGAGAATCTGGAAGATGCCGCTGCGTGCGGATTCGGCAATCAGCCGGTAGTACTCGGCCTTGGAGGCAAGCATCTGCCCGGGGTCCAGTCCCTTCCAGCGGCCCTGGTTGAAGATACTGACCTCTTCAACATGATGTACGGAGCCGATTACATAATCGAACGGGTATGCGGCGTAGGTCTTGCGGTACAGCTCCGCATGCTCCGGGAAGAAGTCGGATTCCATGCCGAGCAGGACATCGATGCGGCCTTCGTATTCTTTTTGCAGCGATAACACTTCCTCCACATAATGGACCAGTTCTGACTTGGCCATGGCAATGCGCGGAAAAGCCTGCTCGGACGGGCTTCCGAAGTAAGGCGAATGATCGGAAATCCCGATAACATCCAGCCCCGCCGCGATTCCGGCTTCAATATAGTCCCGGATCGTGCCGTCAGCATGGCCGCAGCGGAAATGATGGGTATGCAGGTCGAACTTCATAATGGAACATCTCCTTAGGCTAATATGGCAAAATAGGGTGCAGGTTACTCTGAGCCGATGAACTGGGTCTCGGGCATTCCCTTAAGGTCGCTCAGGAACTGTCTCATCGCAGAGTTGACATACTTGCCGGACTTGGTGATGACACCTACAGGATGGGTAACCTCAAGCTCAATGATCGGGACGATGCGCA
The window above is part of the Paenibacillus sp. FSL H8-0048 genome. Proteins encoded here:
- a CDS encoding NADPH-dependent oxidoreductase, which translates into the protein MIRLLMNHRSFRNYSGQEVEPWKLKTIIEAAQAAPSWVNGQQVSMIAVRSEERRQQLSALSGNQKHVAEAPVFLVFCMDFYRAKLAAELEGQPFETAADVDALLVGATDVGIALANTVAAAESLGLGIIPIGGVRRNTAGVIELLQLPEYVFPVVGLCIGYPAGEQPKSSRLPIAAVYHEEVYNPDQQHLIEEYNETHRELLKSQGMTERSWTSIIARFYALNPQYGDSQRTLKQQGFTCENLNKE
- a CDS encoding histidinol-phosphatase; amino-acid sequence: MKFDLHTHHFRCGHADGTIRDYIEAGIAAGLDVIGISDHSPYFGSPSEQAFPRIAMAKSELVHYVEEVLSLQKEYEGRIDVLLGMESDFFPEHAELYRKTYAAYPFDYVIGSVHHVEEVSIFNQGRWKGLDPGQMLASKAEYYRLIAESARSGIFQILGHIDAMKGNYPPFSGIAAPKEIDEALRVIGECGPAIEINTSGGTKLCGGWYPSDEILERALHFGVEVSFGSDAHLPARVADQRNQVAARLKEIGFEYWVYYKRREKVKVAL